Proteins encoded by one window of Brevibacterium atlanticum:
- a CDS encoding IclR family transcriptional regulator — MSNGTQSIDRAAEILSLVVKSDDPISYTEVVDATDLARSTVSRLLSALERNGLVERDGDGLYRGGSLFATYASRFDRVENLVSAADPTLQRLSEETGETVNLAMPGPKGVVQVAQVDSTFVLGATNWADVDVPPHCSALGKVMYAFDVIPLPTGRLERRTDRTLGSRKELTDNLAEVRERGFAIVHEEFEIGLDALAAPVFGVDGAVVAAVGISGPTMRIAEHHEKLGALLSDEAGLLSRTLRRKVAHR, encoded by the coding sequence ATGAGCAATGGGACCCAGTCGATCGACCGGGCGGCCGAGATACTGTCGCTGGTGGTCAAGTCCGACGACCCGATCTCGTACACCGAGGTCGTCGACGCGACCGATCTGGCCCGCTCGACGGTCTCGCGGCTGCTCTCGGCGCTCGAGCGCAACGGCTTGGTCGAACGTGACGGCGATGGTCTCTATCGCGGGGGTTCGCTGTTCGCGACCTATGCGTCACGCTTCGACCGGGTCGAGAATCTCGTCTCTGCGGCCGACCCGACTCTGCAGCGCCTGAGCGAGGAGACCGGAGAGACCGTCAATCTGGCGATGCCCGGGCCGAAGGGCGTCGTCCAGGTCGCCCAGGTCGATTCGACGTTCGTCCTCGGGGCCACGAACTGGGCCGATGTCGATGTGCCGCCGCACTGCTCGGCGCTCGGGAAGGTCATGTACGCCTTCGATGTCATCCCGCTGCCGACGGGTCGGCTCGAACGCCGGACCGATCGGACGCTGGGTTCGCGCAAGGAACTGACGGACAACCTCGCCGAGGTGCGCGAACGCGGCTTCGCCATCGTGCACGAGGAATTCGAGATCGGCCTCGACGCCCTGGCCGCCCCCGTCTTCGGCGTCGACGGCGCCGTGGTCGCGGCCGTCGGCATCTCGGGTCCGACGATGCGCATCGCCGAACACCACGAGAAGCTCGGCGCGCTGCTGTCCGACGAGGCGGGTCTGCTCTCGCGGACCCTCAGGCGCAAGGTGGCGCACCGGTGA
- a CDS encoding VOC family protein, giving the protein MKLDAISIITADMPAAITFYSALGLELVDGGPEAPHTEFASGTLRILLDTEAVMLSIDPDWTRPTGGHKMSLAFDCTTAEAVDATFAQLTGRGDRESEPVAGIVHEPWDAFWGQRYAVVSDPDGNKVDLFAALDS; this is encoded by the coding sequence ATGAAACTCGACGCGATCTCGATCATCACCGCAGACATGCCCGCCGCCATCACCTTCTATTCGGCCCTCGGTCTCGAGCTCGTCGACGGCGGCCCCGAGGCCCCGCACACCGAGTTCGCCTCGGGTACGCTGCGCATCCTCCTCGACACCGAGGCGGTCATGCTCAGCATCGATCCCGACTGGACCCGGCCGACCGGCGGCCACAAGATGTCCTTGGCCTTCGACTGCACCACCGCCGAGGCGGTCGATGCGACCTTCGCCCAGCTCACTGGCCGTGGCGACAGGGAAAGCGAGCCCGTGGCCGGGATCGTCCACGAACCCTGGGATGCTTTCTGGGGTCAGCGCTATGCCGTGGTCTCCGACCCCGACGGCAACAAGGTCGACCTCTTCGCCGCCCTCGACTCCTAA
- a CDS encoding HAD domain-containing protein, whose product MAAASSAPVSARRQARHVTVFLDVDGVLNSYPVPRLRGMAEGRRKLRAWNYELHYRPAVVEFFDRIVETHEVDVVWLSTWSQRCKSELEPKFGLRNSFDVIEMPDQTHNRHANDPQLWWKARAMEEWLAEHEHGRAVWIDDDLAWPATRDYFLRHYSPNRLKLIAPDFSHGLTKAHLKEIREFAYPKGSP is encoded by the coding sequence ATGGCAGCAGCATCCTCGGCGCCGGTATCGGCACGCCGGCAGGCTCGCCATGTCACGGTCTTCCTCGATGTCGACGGCGTCCTCAATTCCTACCCCGTCCCCAGACTGCGGGGTATGGCTGAAGGTCGGAGGAAGCTGCGGGCGTGGAACTACGAACTGCACTACCGGCCCGCCGTCGTCGAGTTCTTCGACCGCATCGTCGAGACCCACGAGGTCGACGTCGTGTGGCTGTCCACGTGGTCGCAGCGGTGCAAGTCCGAACTCGAACCGAAGTTCGGACTCCGCAATTCCTTCGACGTCATCGAGATGCCTGACCAGACCCACAATCGCCATGCGAACGACCCGCAGCTGTGGTGGAAGGCACGGGCCATGGAGGAGTGGCTGGCCGAGCATGAGCACGGCCGGGCGGTGTGGATCGATGACGATCTGGCATGGCCGGCCACTCGGGACTACTTCCTCCGCCACTATTCGCCGAACCGGCTCAAACTCATCGCCCCGGACTTCTCGCATGGCCTGACGAAGGCCCATCTCAAGGAGATCCGGGAGTTCGCGTACCCGAAGGGAAGTCCATGA
- a CDS encoding electron transfer flavoprotein subunit alpha/FixB family protein: MTLVFVETDAAGGVTLTSAEAVTFARQNAQLLPDGGATTSREVAGPPSGSTEGVVVGPLSDSAVAELGRLGVSIIHHLEHPDLADYSAAAWAQAIVDITPESGTLLASGTPRGMELMAHAAVRTGQRMAANVIACDEDGLLRQVFGGTAFERLRLDGDLHVLTIAGHACSPEETDPIDPEVYDYELDIAEADLTTRARRTEVEASAGASGLTAARAVVGAGRGVGSENGFGEVLELVDHLGGALGVSRVVTGLGWRPHAEQVGQTGSRISPDVYIACGISGAIQHMAGIEGAKTLVAINTDEESTMVQRADYAIIGDLHEVVSAVNEEIVRRRG; the protein is encoded by the coding sequence ATGACACTCGTCTTCGTCGAAACGGATGCCGCCGGCGGGGTCACTCTCACCTCCGCCGAGGCAGTCACCTTCGCCCGCCAAAACGCCCAATTGCTACCCGACGGCGGCGCAACAACCTCGCGCGAGGTTGCTGGGCCGCCGTCGGGTAGCACGGAGGGGGTGGTGGTCGGGCCGCTCAGCGATTCCGCCGTGGCCGAGCTGGGGCGACTCGGGGTCAGTATCATCCATCATCTGGAGCACCCGGACCTCGCAGACTATTCGGCCGCCGCATGGGCGCAGGCGATCGTCGACATCACGCCCGAGTCCGGCACGCTGCTGGCCTCGGGCACCCCGCGCGGGATGGAGCTCATGGCCCACGCCGCGGTGCGCACCGGCCAGCGCATGGCCGCGAACGTCATCGCCTGCGACGAGGACGGGCTGCTGCGACAGGTCTTCGGCGGCACCGCGTTCGAACGTCTCCGCCTCGACGGCGACCTGCACGTGCTCACGATCGCCGGCCACGCGTGCTCCCCGGAGGAGACCGACCCGATCGATCCGGAGGTCTATGACTATGAGCTCGACATCGCCGAGGCGGACCTGACCACCCGTGCCCGACGCACCGAGGTCGAGGCCTCCGCTGGCGCGTCCGGACTGACCGCGGCCCGCGCCGTCGTCGGGGCCGGTCGCGGGGTCGGTTCGGAGAACGGCTTCGGTGAGGTCCTCGAACTCGTCGACCATCTCGGCGGGGCTCTGGGCGTCTCCCGCGTGGTCACCGGTCTCGGGTGGCGACCGCACGCCGAGCAGGTCGGCCAGACCGGCTCCCGGATCTCCCCGGATGTCTACATCGCCTGCGGAATCTCCGGCGCGATCCAGCACATGGCCGGAATCGAAGGCGCGAAGACGCTCGTGGCCATCAACACCGACGAGGAGTCGACGATGGTCCAGCGCGCCGACTATGCGATCATCGGCGACCTCCACGAGGTGGTCTCCGCCGTCAACGAGGAGATCGTCCGTCGCCGAGGGTGA
- a CDS encoding nucleoside deaminase produces the protein MSVERGAVALTAEDRRLLDLAVEQAEIGWDEGGVPIGAVLARGAEVLAVGRNRRVQQNSAILHGETDAFERAGRLPASVYRECTLYTTLSPCFMCAGTSLLYGIPRIVIGENKTFSVSEDLLVEHGVVLVVADDSQCLDLMGRMLDERLEIWNEDIGN, from the coding sequence GTGAGCGTTGAGCGTGGGGCGGTCGCACTGACCGCCGAGGACCGCAGGCTGCTTGACCTCGCTGTCGAGCAGGCAGAGATCGGATGGGACGAAGGCGGAGTACCTATCGGGGCCGTACTAGCGCGAGGTGCCGAAGTTCTCGCGGTGGGGCGGAACCGTCGGGTTCAGCAGAACAGTGCCATCCTCCACGGTGAGACCGACGCTTTCGAACGGGCGGGTCGGTTGCCGGCCTCGGTCTATCGGGAGTGCACCCTTTACACGACGCTCTCACCGTGCTTCATGTGCGCCGGCACGTCGTTGCTCTATGGGATTCCGCGCATCGTCATCGGTGAGAATAAGACGTTCTCCGTCTCCGAGGATCTGCTTGTCGAACACGGCGTCGTCCTCGTCGTTGCCGATGACTCCCAGTGCTTGGACCTTATGGGACGCATGCTCGACGAGCGACTGGAGATCTGGAACGAGGACATCGGCAACTAG
- a CDS encoding creatininase, producing MAVYMEELDAFSYAQKIGEGAPVLIPAGSIEQHGPHMPLHVDTLLSRRMAGETAQRIGAIVAAPMAYGYKSQQRSGGGNHLPGTTSLDGALVTEIAKTLVLEFIRHGARAIGFVNGHFENYQFLYEGADLALRELGCAGEDVRVMLLSYWDFVDEATIGRLYPNGFTGWDLEHGGVLETSLMLHLHPEQVDMTKVVDAPPAELPNYDVLPVRPELTPDSGCLSSAAEATAEKGRILLETASAGMSEAITSEFGLISR from the coding sequence ATGGCCGTATACATGGAGGAACTCGACGCATTCTCCTACGCCCAAAAGATCGGTGAGGGAGCACCCGTGCTCATCCCAGCCGGTTCAATCGAGCAGCACGGGCCACATATGCCTCTGCATGTCGACACACTCCTCTCCCGCAGGATGGCCGGCGAGACCGCACAGCGGATCGGTGCAATCGTGGCAGCACCGATGGCCTACGGCTACAAATCGCAACAGCGGTCCGGGGGCGGCAATCATCTGCCCGGGACGACCAGCCTCGACGGAGCACTCGTCACCGAGATCGCCAAGACGCTCGTCCTCGAGTTCATCCGCCACGGCGCGCGGGCCATCGGTTTCGTCAACGGTCACTTCGAGAACTACCAATTCCTCTACGAAGGCGCGGATCTCGCGCTGCGAGAGCTCGGCTGTGCCGGTGAGGACGTGAGAGTGATGCTCCTGTCGTATTGGGACTTCGTCGACGAGGCGACAATCGGCAGGCTCTACCCCAACGGCTTCACCGGATGGGATCTCGAGCATGGAGGCGTACTCGAAACTTCGCTCATGCTCCACCTCCACCCCGAGCAGGTCGACATGACGAAGGTCGTCGACGCACCGCCTGCCGAGCTGCCGAACTATGACGTGCTTCCCGTCCGTCCCGAGCTCACCCCCGACTCGGGGTGCCTGTCTTCTGCCGCCGAAGCAACCGCTGAGAAGGGGCGGATCCTGCTTGAGACCGCGAGCGCCGGCATGAGCGAGGCGATCACTTCGGAGTTCGGGCTCATCTCCCGCTGA
- a CDS encoding acyl-CoA thioesterase — MATFEYTPEVRWSDQDLLGHVNNARLITIIEECRIRWMHEVKAGHITGGGMLVANQNIDYLVPVMYGPELLMTVTVKRIGTSSFTVSTRGDQDGRQVFDHDCVLVHIDRSSQKPTPLTPELRAAFEPYLQG, encoded by the coding sequence GTGGCAACATTCGAATACACACCCGAGGTGCGCTGGTCGGACCAGGATCTGCTCGGCCATGTCAACAACGCGCGGCTGATCACCATCATCGAGGAGTGCCGCATCCGCTGGATGCACGAGGTCAAGGCTGGCCACATCACCGGCGGCGGCATGCTCGTCGCCAACCAGAACATCGACTACCTCGTGCCTGTCATGTACGGCCCGGAACTGCTGATGACCGTGACCGTGAAGCGGATCGGCACCTCCTCGTTCACCGTCAGCACCCGCGGTGACCAGGACGGACGTCAGGTCTTCGACCACGACTGCGTGCTCGTCCACATCGACCGCTCGTCCCAGAAGCCGACCCCGCTGACGCCCGAGCTGCGCGCCGCGTTCGAACCCTACCTGCAGGGCTGA
- a CDS encoding helix-turn-helix domain-containing protein translates to MYRQTRVPRLRASLWLSVPDKADSLAEMGPGPSLIVPDGCMDLIVIEGQIVIAGADSLARTYSGSLAPTVGLRFDSGVLPQLLATSAAELADRVTPVEAVLRRARFGVQGTGRGGIRSEDGRIRGTDLDAAASVTGAARTLLGLAGDLTDRASLDPRPMALAGCLNVRSGSPGQTVAEAADQFAYSPRQLRRLSAEWFGYGPKHLAKILRWQAARELIVAGRTRTAAAAEVGYADAAHLRRDERSLIG, encoded by the coding sequence ATGTACCGACAGACCCGCGTCCCCCGGCTGCGGGCGAGCCTGTGGCTGTCGGTTCCCGACAAGGCAGATTCCCTCGCCGAGATGGGTCCCGGCCCGTCGCTCATCGTCCCCGACGGATGTATGGACCTCATCGTCATCGAGGGGCAGATCGTCATCGCCGGTGCCGATTCCCTGGCCCGGACCTATTCCGGTTCGCTTGCCCCGACCGTGGGCCTGCGCTTCGACTCGGGTGTGCTCCCGCAGCTGCTGGCCACCTCGGCGGCCGAGTTGGCCGACCGGGTGACACCCGTCGAGGCCGTGCTCAGACGTGCGAGATTCGGGGTGCAGGGCACTGGCCGGGGAGGGATCCGGAGTGAAGATGGCAGGATCCGGGGAACGGATTTGGACGCAGCCGCCTCGGTGACGGGAGCTGCTCGCACACTGCTCGGCCTTGCCGGTGACCTCACCGATCGGGCATCCCTCGATCCGCGGCCGATGGCCTTGGCAGGATGCCTGAACGTGCGCTCGGGATCGCCGGGACAGACCGTCGCCGAGGCGGCCGATCAGTTCGCGTACTCACCGCGGCAGCTGCGCCGGCTGAGTGCTGAATGGTTCGGCTACGGGCCCAAACACTTAGCGAAGATCCTGCGCTGGCAAGCCGCGAGAGAACTCATCGTCGCAGGCCGCACCCGCACCGCAGCCGCCGCGGAAGTCGGGTATGCCGACGCCGCTCACCTGCGCCGCGACGAGCGCTCGCTCATCGGATAG
- a CDS encoding GcvT family protein — MASVPAQASVVVVGAGIVGNSLVHHLAELGWTDIVQVDKGPLPNPGGSTGHASNFIFPVDHSREIADLTLDSMAQYKELGVFTESGGFEVARTEERMEELRRRMASTRAWGIESSLVTPAEVAEKVPFLDPSVIVGGFWTPTVGVVDSVRAGTMMRESAEAAGALTVSPNTEVTGIDVENGRVTRVHTSRGEIVTDRILIACGVWSPRIAAMAGAAIPLTPAVHQMISVGPVPQLAERPGEISFPIVRDMDTFCYERQHGSDMEIGSYAHRPILHDPDEIPSIEAAKLSPTEMPFTDEDFDPQLEQAVELMPEVLSNPDVEIRYAINGLLSLTPDGAPILGESPQVAGLWSAAAVWVKEGPGVGRAVAEWMTNGLPEIDVQGADIARFHAHQRTREHVRARTSEAFNKTYGIVHPGEQWSADRNVRLSPMHAREVELGAVFFEAGGWERPQWFESNAGLLEEFGDRVMPRPNEWDGRWWSPIINAEHLAMRQRAGLVDLSSFVIFDVIGPAALDAVQRIALAQMDVAIGRVVYTPILDENGGFRSDLTIMRLSHDRFRVVTGAAHGMADVKWFSDRLPASGAQIADLTSSWTTIGLWGPRARDILADLTSADVSHDGFRFGTARTIEIRSLPVLASRISYVGDLGWELYVPMESGVRLWDALYEGGRDHGLIPVGLGVYGTTGRIEKGYRAFGAELDSERTVVEVGMSRPKVKAQDFIGRDAHLRHREEAPETVLCSLTVDDHTSASGQKRYMLGGEPIVSAEGAPLTDGHGRNAYVTSAGSAPSLGKHVLMAFLPPAEAVLGNRLQVVYMEEFFPVTVASVDSTPLFDPDNECIRR; from the coding sequence ATGGCTTCCGTCCCCGCCCAGGCCAGCGTCGTCGTTGTCGGAGCCGGCATCGTCGGCAACAGCCTCGTCCATCATCTCGCCGAACTCGGGTGGACCGACATCGTCCAGGTCGACAAAGGTCCGCTGCCGAATCCGGGCGGCTCGACCGGGCACGCATCGAACTTCATCTTCCCCGTCGACCATTCCCGTGAGATCGCCGACCTCACCCTCGACAGCATGGCCCAGTACAAGGAGCTCGGCGTCTTCACCGAGTCCGGCGGCTTCGAGGTCGCCCGCACCGAGGAGCGGATGGAGGAACTGCGGCGGCGCATGGCCTCGACGCGGGCGTGGGGCATCGAGTCCTCCCTCGTCACCCCCGCCGAGGTGGCCGAGAAGGTGCCGTTCCTCGATCCGTCCGTGATCGTCGGCGGCTTCTGGACGCCGACTGTCGGCGTCGTCGATTCCGTGCGGGCGGGCACGATGATGCGTGAATCCGCCGAGGCAGCCGGTGCGCTGACCGTCTCCCCGAACACCGAGGTGACCGGCATCGACGTCGAGAACGGTCGGGTCACACGGGTGCACACGAGCAGGGGCGAGATCGTCACCGACCGCATCCTCATCGCCTGTGGGGTGTGGAGTCCGCGAATCGCGGCCATGGCCGGTGCCGCGATCCCCCTGACCCCGGCGGTGCACCAGATGATCAGCGTCGGCCCGGTCCCGCAGTTGGCCGAACGCCCCGGCGAGATCTCCTTCCCGATCGTGCGCGACATGGACACCTTCTGCTACGAACGCCAGCACGGTTCGGACATGGAGATCGGCTCCTACGCCCACCGGCCCATCCTCCACGACCCCGACGAGATCCCCTCGATCGAGGCGGCGAAGCTCTCCCCCACAGAGATGCCCTTCACCGACGAGGACTTCGACCCGCAGCTCGAACAGGCCGTCGAACTCATGCCCGAGGTGCTCTCGAACCCCGATGTCGAGATCCGCTACGCGATCAACGGCCTGCTGTCCCTCACCCCCGACGGTGCGCCCATCCTCGGTGAATCACCGCAGGTAGCGGGCCTGTGGTCGGCGGCGGCGGTGTGGGTGAAGGAAGGGCCCGGAGTCGGCCGGGCGGTGGCCGAATGGATGACGAACGGGCTGCCCGAGATCGACGTCCAGGGCGCCGACATCGCTCGCTTCCACGCCCACCAGCGCACCCGCGAACACGTACGGGCCCGCACCTCGGAGGCATTCAACAAGACCTACGGCATCGTCCACCCAGGCGAGCAGTGGTCGGCCGACCGAAACGTGCGCCTCTCCCCCATGCATGCCCGCGAAGTCGAGCTCGGCGCAGTCTTCTTCGAGGCCGGCGGCTGGGAGCGCCCGCAGTGGTTTGAGTCGAACGCCGGCCTGCTCGAGGAGTTCGGGGACCGGGTGATGCCGCGCCCGAACGAATGGGATGGGCGTTGGTGGTCACCGATCATCAACGCCGAACACCTCGCGATGCGCCAGCGCGCCGGACTCGTCGACCTCTCGAGTTTCGTCATCTTCGATGTCATCGGACCGGCCGCCCTCGACGCGGTCCAGCGCATCGCCCTGGCGCAGATGGACGTGGCGATCGGCAGGGTCGTCTACACCCCGATCCTCGATGAGAACGGCGGGTTCCGTTCGGATCTCACGATCATGCGCCTGTCCCACGACCGGTTCCGCGTCGTGACCGGCGCCGCCCACGGAATGGCCGACGTCAAGTGGTTCTCCGACCGCCTCCCCGCCTCGGGTGCGCAGATCGCCGATCTCACGAGCTCGTGGACGACGATCGGACTGTGGGGACCGAGGGCCCGCGACATCCTCGCCGACCTCACCAGTGCCGATGTCTCCCACGACGGGTTCCGGTTCGGCACCGCCCGCACCATCGAGATCAGGTCGCTGCCGGTTTTGGCCTCCCGCATCTCCTATGTCGGCGATCTCGGCTGGGAGCTCTACGTGCCGATGGAGTCCGGCGTGAGACTCTGGGACGCGCTCTACGAAGGCGGCCGGGACCACGGCCTCATCCCGGTCGGTCTCGGCGTCTACGGAACCACCGGCCGCATCGAGAAGGGCTACCGGGCGTTCGGTGCCGAACTCGACTCCGAACGCACCGTGGTCGAGGTCGGGATGAGCCGCCCGAAGGTCAAGGCGCAGGACTTCATCGGCCGGGACGCGCACCTGCGCCATCGCGAGGAGGCTCCTGAAACGGTGCTGTGCTCACTGACCGTCGATGACCACACCTCGGCGAGTGGGCAGAAGCGGTACATGCTCGGTGGGGAACCCATCGTCTCCGCGGAGGGGGCACCGCTGACCGACGGGCACGGACGGAACGCGTACGTCACCTCGGCGGGGTCGGCTCCGAGCCTCGGAAAGCACGTCCTCATGGCCTTCCTCCCACCCGCCGAGGCGGTGCTGGGCAACCGTCTGCAGGTCGTGTACATGGAGGAGTTCTTCCCCGTCACTGTGGCGTCGGTCGATTCGACGCCGCTGTTCGACCCCGACAACGAGTGCATCAGGAGATGA
- a CDS encoding universal stress protein, giving the protein MTIVVGYVPTPQGEAALDRAILEAGRDGGHKLIVVNASKSDPIEDDRAIADSRTLKRIEDRLESSVADFEVRQALRGQDPAGEIVDTAERSDATLIVIGLRKRSSVGKMLFGSTARGVLMDAQCPVLTVKAPKSR; this is encoded by the coding sequence ATGACGATTGTTGTCGGATACGTCCCCACCCCGCAGGGCGAGGCCGCCCTCGACCGGGCGATCCTTGAAGCGGGACGCGACGGAGGACACAAGCTCATCGTCGTCAACGCATCGAAGAGTGACCCCATCGAAGACGACCGGGCGATCGCCGATTCCAGGACGCTCAAACGGATCGAGGATCGACTGGAATCATCGGTCGCGGATTTCGAAGTCCGGCAGGCGTTGCGCGGCCAGGACCCTGCGGGGGAGATCGTCGACACCGCCGAGCGCAGCGATGCCACCCTCATCGTCATCGGCCTTCGCAAGCGATCCTCGGTCGGCAAGATGCTCTTCGGGAGCACGGCTCGGGGAGTGCTCATGGACGCTCAGTGTCCTGTGCTTACGGTCAAAGCCCCAAAGAGCCGCTGA
- a CDS encoding electron transfer flavoprotein subunit beta/FixA family protein — protein sequence MTMNVLVCIRRVPDIAGAVTLDDTGANIDESGLGHTMSAHEECAIELAIQTAAATGGTVTVLTVGPAEAVEQLRAALAVGAHDGILVEATDLAAFGPEDIAQVIGDIVRDRAEGGQTFDLVLVGNDAADTGDFQVGIRLAYDLEYPVLTNIQTISPVDGGAVDGDSDGPGGEAGDGSGGASGGGSGSVSDGGAGVIEARGIGPAGTEVFTLALPAVIAVQEGGVDPRYPSITGRMKAKKAPITEYDAPEPGTGSPRISLELPEVKQSAVTILGEGPDAAPALVDVLEEIGVLKP from the coding sequence ATGACCATGAACGTCCTCGTGTGCATCAGGCGCGTCCCCGACATCGCCGGAGCCGTCACGCTTGACGACACCGGCGCGAACATCGACGAATCCGGACTCGGGCACACGATGTCCGCGCACGAGGAGTGCGCGATCGAACTCGCGATCCAGACGGCGGCCGCGACGGGCGGGACGGTCACGGTGCTGACCGTAGGCCCCGCCGAGGCGGTCGAACAGCTGCGCGCGGCCCTGGCCGTGGGCGCGCACGACGGGATCCTCGTCGAAGCGACCGACCTCGCGGCGTTCGGGCCCGAGGACATCGCACAGGTCATCGGCGATATCGTCCGCGACCGCGCCGAGGGCGGGCAGACCTTCGACCTCGTGCTGGTCGGCAACGACGCCGCCGATACCGGGGACTTCCAGGTCGGCATCCGGCTCGCCTACGACCTCGAGTACCCGGTGCTGACGAACATCCAGACGATCAGCCCGGTTGACGGGGGTGCGGTCGACGGGGACAGCGACGGACCAGGCGGTGAAGCCGGCGACGGGTCCGGCGGTGCATCCGGCGGCGGGTCCGGGAGCGTCTCCGACGGCGGCGCCGGGGTCATCGAGGCACGCGGGATCGGTCCGGCCGGAACCGAGGTCTTCACGCTCGCACTGCCGGCGGTCATCGCCGTCCAGGAGGGCGGAGTCGACCCGCGCTACCCCTCGATCACGGGACGGATGAAGGCGAAGAAGGCCCCGATCACCGAATACGACGCACCCGAACCCGGCACCGGCAGTCCGCGGATCAGCCTCGAACTCCCGGAGGTCAAGCAGAGTGCGGTGACCATCCTCGGCGAGGGCCCCGATGCGGCACCGGCACTCGTCGACGTCTTGGAAGAGATCGGAGTGCTGAAGCCATGA
- a CDS encoding glutamate racemase, whose amino-acid sequence MTRIGLLDSGLGLLGTADALFHLAPDADLVLAMDPDFTPYGSLSTETLEARALHSAGVLAEWEPDAIVIACNTASVQALEAVRARYEPGIPVIGTVPAVKMAAGTGQDFAIWATPATTGSAYQQNLIDSFASDLHVAKVACPGLAEAINAADLATIDQAIEDAFTQMGPGMETVVLGCTHYGLIADRIMAARAGAVTLFDSPLPVAKQTLRRIGLEPAGVGEEQPGTGRVLATYASGRRIGLPESLNAYPAGKRLLAREA is encoded by the coding sequence ATGACACGCATCGGTCTGCTCGATTCCGGACTCGGACTCCTCGGCACCGCCGATGCTCTCTTCCACCTCGCCCCCGACGCGGACCTCGTCCTGGCCATGGATCCGGACTTCACGCCCTACGGCAGCCTGAGCACGGAGACCCTCGAAGCCCGCGCCCTTCATTCGGCCGGGGTGCTCGCCGAATGGGAACCCGATGCGATCGTCATCGCCTGCAACACCGCCTCGGTGCAGGCGCTCGAAGCCGTGCGCGCCCGCTACGAACCGGGCATTCCCGTGATCGGGACAGTGCCCGCAGTGAAGATGGCCGCCGGCACCGGTCAGGACTTCGCGATCTGGGCGACTCCTGCGACGACGGGCAGCGCCTACCAGCAGAACCTCATCGACTCCTTCGCCTCCGACCTGCACGTGGCGAAGGTCGCCTGCCCGGGGCTCGCCGAGGCGATCAACGCCGCCGATCTCGCGACGATCGACCAGGCCATCGAGGATGCCTTCACCCAGATGGGACCCGGCATGGAGACCGTGGTGCTCGGCTGCACCCACTACGGCCTCATCGCCGACCGGATCATGGCCGCCCGCGCCGGGGCCGTGACCCTCTTCGATTCGCCGCTGCCCGTGGCCAAGCAGACCCTGCGCCGCATCGGCCTCGAACCCGCCGGAGTCGGCGAGGAGCAGCCGGGCACCGGGCGGGTGCTCGCAACCTACGCCTCCGGCCGGCGCATCGGCCTGCCCGAGTCGCTGAACGCCTACCCGGCGGGGAAGAGGCTGCTCGCGCGGGAGGCGTGA